One Lacipirellulaceae bacterium DNA window includes the following coding sequences:
- a CDS encoding tetratricopeptide repeat protein — translation MSDQLTQLYDEADKLKNEGNLDGAVEKLNEALGIDENYTLAHSALAVVLQRQGKHDEAIAHAEKVTELAPEDPFSFTAMSVTYQRAYAGTNEMSYIQKAEDAMEKSRILSQG, via the coding sequence ATGAGTGACCAACTGACCCAACTTTATGACGAAGCCGACAAGCTGAAGAACGAAGGCAACCTGGATGGAGCCGTCGAGAAGCTTAACGAGGCACTTGGGATCGATGAGAACTATACGCTGGCTCACTCGGCTTTGGCCGTGGTGCTACAGCGGCAGGGAAAGCATGACGAGGCGATCGCTCATGCGGAGAAGGTCACCGAGCTTGCCCCGGAGGATCCGTTTAGCTTCACAGCGATGAGCGTCACTTATCAGCGCGCCTACGCTGGGACGAACGAAATGAGTTACATCCAGAAGGCTGAGGATGCGATGGAGAAGAGCCGCATCCTGAGCCAGGGATAG
- the lpxA gene encoding acyl-ACP--UDP-N-acetylglucosamine O-acyltransferase: MSIHPTALVSPHAQVHSGVEIGPFSIVEAGAVVGQDSKLAAHVTIKQGVTIGRECQIHENVVVGGLAQHTNPPGEPGNVIVGERCTLRENVTIHRPLHTVSETRLGNDCFLMAGAHVAHDCVVGSNVILTNNVLLGGHVHVGDRACLGGAVAVHQHCRVGRLAMIGGCARVVQDVPPFVLTDGETALIVGLNRIGLRRAGFDRHDVSSLKEAYRLIYREGLSFEEMIEAVEEKFAGTPAAEFAEFFSHSRRGFVQERRSPPRAAIRLHPAAEKESVEGKRLAG; this comes from the coding sequence GTGTCGATCCATCCGACAGCGTTAGTCAGCCCACATGCTCAAGTGCACAGCGGCGTAGAAATCGGCCCCTTTTCGATCGTGGAAGCCGGGGCGGTTGTCGGACAAGATTCCAAACTGGCTGCTCATGTGACGATCAAGCAGGGCGTGACGATCGGCCGCGAGTGCCAGATTCACGAGAATGTGGTCGTCGGCGGACTCGCCCAACATACCAATCCGCCGGGTGAACCTGGGAATGTGATTGTGGGAGAACGGTGCACGCTGCGAGAGAACGTCACCATTCATCGCCCGCTGCACACCGTCAGCGAAACTCGGCTCGGCAACGATTGCTTCCTGATGGCCGGAGCCCACGTCGCGCACGATTGTGTGGTTGGCAGCAATGTCATCCTGACGAATAACGTCCTCCTGGGAGGCCACGTTCATGTGGGCGACCGTGCTTGCCTCGGCGGAGCGGTTGCCGTGCATCAGCATTGTCGGGTTGGTCGCCTTGCGATGATCGGCGGTTGTGCTCGCGTCGTCCAAGACGTTCCACCGTTCGTTCTCACCGACGGAGAAACGGCTCTCATTGTTGGACTGAATCGAATTGGCCTCCGCCGCGCCGGTTTTGATCGCCATGACGTGAGTAGCCTCAAGGAAGCGTATCGTCTGATCTACCGTGAAGGCTTGTCTTTCGAGGAGATGATCGAAGCTGTCGAAGAGAAGTTCGCCGGCACCCCCGCCGCGGAGTTCGCTGAGTTCTTCAGCCACAGCCGCCGCGGTTTCGTCCAAGAACGCCGCAGCCCACCGCGGGCAGCGATCCGCCTGCATCCGGCAGCGGAAAAAGAATCGGTGGAAGGGAAAAGGCTTGCAGGCTAG
- the ppdK gene encoding pyruvate, phosphate dikinase, with the protein MAKKATNKKPSRAPKMTYYFGSTKTEGNGKDKQLLGGKGANLAEMTSIGLPVPPGFTLTTEVCDLYYKNKKKLPAGLMDAVRKNIKTLEKELGKKFGDNKEPLLVSVRSGAAVSMPGMMNTILNLGLNDESVVGLSNATGNERFAYDAYRRLINMYGDVVCDVDHHHFEVAFDKIKKQYGAKEDTDVPTEGMVKLCAEYKKVFKKHYGKPFPQDPVDQLELAIEAVFKSWMQSRAVRYRQVENITGLLGTAVNVQSMVFGNMGEDSGTGVAFTRDPSTGKNEFYGEFLINAQGEDVVAGIRTPQPVKQMTKWNKKVYEELLKIKNKLEKHYKDVQDIEFTIEKGKLYMLQTRNGKRTGAAAVKIACDMVKEKLINEKTAVLRIPAGDLTQLLLPSFSPAAKKKAEILTRGLPASPGAAVGKLAFTAEEAVERTHAGEKVLLVRKETNPEDIDGMHSAAGILTSTGGMTSHAAVVARGWGRCCVAGAGEIEIDEKKRTIKVNGKKFTHKDTLSIDGSTGEVMPGEVDTQTPKLSGDFATVMGWADKYRKMLVRTNADTPADAKKAREFGAQGIGLCRTEHMFFEGDRIMAMREMILATNEADRKKALKKLLPVQRKDFIGIFTAMKGLPVTIRLLDPPLHEFLPHDAKSQQDLAKRMGVKANEISSRVAALHEANPMLGHRGCRLAVTYPEILDMQVQAITEAVIACKGKNIDAQAEIMIPLVGTAAELKLLSDRVKEVIKETQEAKKSKGDLKILVGTMIEIPRAALTADQVGEHADFFSFGTNDLTQMTFGYSRDDINTFLPDYLSEEILPRDPFQTLDSTGVGQLVEMGVKKGREAKKNLKCGICGEHGGDPESIQFCQSVGLNYVSCSPFRVPIARLAAAQAALSA; encoded by the coding sequence ATGGCTAAGAAAGCCACAAACAAGAAACCTAGTCGTGCCCCTAAGATGACCTACTACTTCGGTTCGACCAAGACCGAAGGCAACGGCAAAGATAAGCAGTTGCTGGGCGGCAAAGGAGCCAACCTGGCTGAGATGACCAGCATCGGACTGCCGGTCCCTCCAGGTTTCACGCTCACCACCGAAGTTTGTGACCTTTACTACAAGAACAAGAAGAAGCTGCCCGCGGGATTGATGGATGCAGTTCGCAAGAACATCAAGACGCTGGAGAAGGAGCTGGGCAAAAAGTTCGGCGACAATAAAGAGCCGCTGTTGGTTTCGGTTCGCTCCGGTGCAGCCGTTTCAATGCCGGGCATGATGAACACGATTCTTAACTTGGGCCTCAACGACGAATCGGTCGTTGGACTCTCCAACGCCACCGGCAACGAGCGTTTCGCTTACGACGCCTACCGTCGCCTGATCAACATGTATGGCGACGTCGTTTGCGATGTCGATCACCATCACTTTGAAGTCGCCTTCGACAAGATTAAGAAGCAGTACGGTGCGAAGGAAGACACCGACGTGCCGACCGAAGGCATGGTCAAGCTTTGTGCAGAGTACAAGAAGGTCTTCAAGAAGCATTACGGCAAGCCTTTCCCGCAAGACCCGGTTGATCAATTGGAGCTGGCCATTGAAGCGGTCTTCAAGAGCTGGATGCAGTCGCGTGCGGTTCGCTATCGCCAGGTGGAGAACATCACCGGCTTGCTCGGCACCGCGGTCAACGTGCAATCGATGGTCTTCGGAAACATGGGCGAAGACTCGGGCACGGGCGTCGCGTTCACGCGTGATCCGTCGACCGGCAAGAACGAGTTCTACGGCGAGTTCCTCATCAACGCCCAGGGCGAAGACGTGGTTGCCGGCATTCGAACTCCACAGCCCGTGAAGCAAATGACCAAGTGGAACAAGAAGGTCTACGAGGAGCTGCTGAAGATCAAGAACAAGCTCGAGAAGCACTACAAGGACGTGCAGGACATCGAGTTCACCATCGAGAAAGGCAAGCTCTACATGCTGCAGACTCGCAACGGTAAGCGTACCGGTGCAGCAGCCGTGAAGATTGCCTGCGACATGGTCAAGGAGAAGCTGATCAACGAGAAGACGGCTGTCCTACGCATCCCAGCGGGCGACTTGACGCAATTGTTGCTCCCGAGCTTCAGCCCCGCAGCCAAGAAGAAGGCCGAAATCCTCACTCGCGGTTTGCCGGCCTCACCAGGTGCCGCCGTTGGCAAGCTCGCCTTCACCGCGGAGGAGGCCGTCGAGCGGACTCACGCAGGTGAGAAGGTGCTGCTCGTACGCAAGGAAACCAACCCTGAAGACATCGACGGCATGCACTCGGCCGCTGGTATTCTCACTAGCACGGGCGGCATGACCAGCCACGCGGCTGTGGTCGCCCGTGGTTGGGGACGTTGCTGCGTTGCCGGTGCGGGTGAAATCGAGATCGACGAGAAGAAGCGAACCATCAAGGTGAACGGCAAGAAGTTCACCCACAAGGACACGCTTTCGATCGACGGCTCGACCGGCGAAGTGATGCCCGGTGAAGTCGACACTCAGACGCCAAAACTTTCCGGCGATTTCGCCACGGTAATGGGCTGGGCCGACAAGTACCGCAAGATGCTCGTCCGCACGAACGCCGACACACCGGCTGACGCGAAGAAGGCTCGCGAGTTCGGGGCACAAGGTATCGGACTTTGCCGTACCGAACACATGTTCTTCGAGGGCGATCGCATCATGGCGATGCGTGAGATGATCCTCGCCACGAACGAAGCAGACCGCAAGAAGGCGCTCAAGAAGTTGCTGCCGGTCCAACGCAAGGACTTCATTGGCATCTTCACCGCGATGAAGGGCTTGCCGGTTACGATTCGTTTGCTGGATCCACCGCTGCACGAGTTCCTGCCGCACGATGCCAAGAGCCAACAAGATTTGGCCAAGCGGATGGGCGTGAAGGCCAACGAAATCAGCAGCCGCGTCGCGGCACTTCACGAAGCAAACCCAATGCTGGGCCATCGTGGTTGCCGTTTGGCGGTTACCTATCCAGAGATTTTGGATATGCAAGTGCAAGCGATCACCGAAGCGGTCATCGCATGCAAAGGCAAGAACATTGATGCTCAAGCGGAGATCATGATTCCGCTGGTTGGCACTGCCGCTGAGCTGAAATTGCTGAGCGACCGTGTGAAGGAAGTCATCAAGGAGACTCAGGAAGCGAAGAAGAGTAAAGGCGACTTGAAGATCCTGGTCGGCACGATGATCGAGATTCCTCGTGCCGCTTTGACCGCTGACCAAGTTGGCGAGCATGCTGACTTCTTCAGCTTCGGCACGAACGACCTGACGCAGATGACGTTCGGCTACAGCCGTGACGACATCAACACGTTCCTGCCGGACTACTTGAGCGAAGAAATCCTGCCGCGTGATCCGTTCCAGACCCTCGACTCGACGGGCGTGGGCCAGTTGGTCGAAATGGGCGTGAAGAAGGGCCGCGAGGCGAAGAAGAACCTCAAGTGCGGCATCTGCGGCGAGCATGGCGGCGACCCCGAGAGCATCCAGTTCTGCCAAAGCGTTGGTCTGAACTACGTGAGCTGCAGCCCGTTCCGCGTGCCGATTGCCCGCTTGGCAGCTGCCCAAGCGGCGCTGAGTGCTTAA
- a CDS encoding CPBP family intramembrane glutamic endopeptidase: MSSRPPNSTSDGTGNVAPVGIVFELALGLAGALLAKWYGLPIREWLTPESGDLVRGVLATLPMLALFAATMVIAWGPLVRLRERVQGFVSELFAESNLPQLAALALAAGVGEEILFRGAIQPIVAEWTSPVLALVIASFLFGAVHAATPTYFIVATLVGMYLGWLFQQWEDLSAPIIAHGLYDFVALWWLRSKT, encoded by the coding sequence ATGTCGAGCCGCCCTCCGAACTCCACATCCGACGGTACAGGCAACGTCGCACCGGTGGGGATCGTCTTCGAGCTTGCTCTCGGCCTGGCTGGGGCACTGCTAGCCAAATGGTACGGCTTGCCGATCCGCGAGTGGCTTACTCCTGAATCTGGGGATCTCGTGCGCGGCGTGCTGGCGACCCTTCCGATGCTCGCCCTGTTTGCCGCCACGATGGTGATCGCCTGGGGGCCGCTGGTCCGTCTCCGCGAGCGAGTTCAGGGCTTCGTGAGCGAGCTGTTTGCCGAGTCGAACTTGCCCCAACTAGCCGCCCTGGCCCTGGCCGCCGGCGTCGGCGAAGAAATCCTCTTCCGCGGAGCCATCCAACCCATCGTCGCCGAGTGGACCAGTCCCGTGCTGGCTCTCGTCATCGCCAGCTTCCTCTTCGGCGCCGTCCACGCGGCGACCCCAACGTACTTCATCGTGGCGACGTTGGTGGGGATGTATCTCGGCTGGTTGTTTCAGCAGTGGGAAGATCTCAGCGCGCCGATCATTGCCCACGGGTTGTATGACTTTGTAGCGCTGTGGTGGTTGAGGAGTAAGACGTAG
- a CDS encoding MATE family efflux transporter, with the protein MSSINSESQQDAGTWWSRACGGREVLVVAMPLVVSSLSWTVMTFIDRMFLFQVSGAAMAAAFFAGTSWFVVFCFHLGICSYANTFVSQYFGDGQPLRIGASVWQSFWFALTSFLLAAAVYPFAPWLFGLAGHSEEILTQEIEYFQILCFGGPGMVVATALSCFYSGRGKTRVVMYVDTTVVAVNLLLDYLWIFGYAGFPALGIAGAGWATVVSLWLKVAIYFLLMLKRQNRQQFNTLSGYRFDRELFGRLAYYGGPCGAQMLLDVMGFTIFILLIGKLGTLEAEATTMAFSVSTLAFMPVFGFGMAASILVGQRLGENREDLATRATWTSLHIGVGYIAILSVFYVLTPDVFLMGFFEGDKKVSPELRTMAANLLCFVAAYNLFDAMLIVFSSALKGAGDTRFILRVSLVMASLLALISWLTIDVLKLGIYESWIAVTVWIWCLGIIFFRRFIQGQWRKMRVIEQQRVGTTAEEHSDFSLEGAAMEEVPIVMGNEL; encoded by the coding sequence ATGTCCTCCATCAACTCTGAATCACAGCAGGATGCTGGCACTTGGTGGTCGCGTGCTTGCGGAGGGCGCGAGGTGCTCGTGGTGGCGATGCCGCTGGTCGTCTCCAGTCTCTCGTGGACGGTGATGACTTTCATCGACCGCATGTTTCTGTTTCAGGTTTCCGGGGCTGCCATGGCAGCCGCTTTTTTTGCCGGGACCAGTTGGTTTGTTGTCTTCTGCTTCCATCTGGGAATCTGCAGCTACGCGAACACCTTCGTCTCCCAATACTTTGGCGACGGGCAGCCGTTGCGGATCGGTGCTTCGGTCTGGCAGAGCTTCTGGTTTGCGTTGACATCCTTCCTACTAGCGGCAGCCGTCTATCCGTTTGCACCCTGGCTGTTTGGCTTGGCGGGCCATAGCGAAGAAATCCTGACGCAGGAAATCGAGTACTTTCAAATCCTCTGCTTTGGCGGGCCCGGCATGGTGGTCGCCACGGCACTCTCCTGCTTCTACAGCGGACGAGGAAAAACCCGTGTCGTCATGTACGTTGACACAACGGTCGTTGCGGTGAACTTATTGCTCGACTATCTGTGGATCTTTGGCTACGCGGGCTTTCCCGCTTTGGGCATTGCCGGCGCCGGCTGGGCGACGGTCGTTTCGTTGTGGCTGAAGGTGGCCATCTACTTCTTACTCATGCTCAAGCGGCAGAATCGCCAGCAGTTCAATACGCTCAGCGGCTATCGCTTTGACCGAGAACTGTTCGGACGACTGGCCTACTACGGCGGACCATGCGGGGCGCAAATGCTGCTCGACGTCATGGGCTTTACGATCTTCATCCTGCTCATCGGAAAGCTCGGCACGCTGGAAGCCGAAGCGACGACGATGGCTTTCAGCGTCAGCACGCTAGCCTTCATGCCAGTGTTCGGCTTCGGCATGGCGGCTAGCATTTTGGTCGGTCAGCGATTGGGCGAAAACCGTGAAGATTTGGCTACGCGGGCGACTTGGACCTCGCTGCACATCGGCGTGGGTTACATCGCGATCCTGTCGGTGTTCTATGTCCTCACGCCCGACGTTTTCTTGATGGGCTTTTTCGAAGGGGATAAGAAAGTCTCGCCCGAGCTACGCACAATGGCCGCCAACCTGCTCTGCTTCGTGGCGGCTTACAACCTGTTCGATGCGATGCTGATTGTGTTTTCGTCCGCCCTGAAAGGCGCTGGCGACACACGCTTCATCCTGCGCGTCAGCCTGGTAATGGCCAGCTTGCTCGCCCTCATCAGTTGGTTGACGATCGACGTGCTCAAACTGGGTATCTACGAATCGTGGATCGCCGTGACGGTGTGGATCTGGTGCTTAGGGATCATCTTCTTCCGGCGGTTTATTCAGGGGCAGTGGCGAAAGATGCGGGTGATTGAGCAGCAAAGAGTGGGCACTACAGCGGAGGAGCACAGCGACTTTTCGCTCGAGGGAGCCGCTATGGAAGAAGTGCCGATTGTTATGGGCAACGAACTATAG
- a CDS encoding redox-sensing transcriptional repressor Rex, whose protein sequence is MSSSKVTPTSVSVPEAVVNRLSLYLRELQHVVAAGKPTTSSSQLGRRLGFTDAQVRKDLAHFGHFGHPGIGYRCEELIEAIRCILGTDRQWQVALVGVGNLGRALLGYRGFDPQGFEIVAAFDAEPEKVGKEIESVPIYDISKLAEVVAEKDIELGMVAVPAKFAQEVADKLVNAGITGIVNFAPVTLKVPDGVSKVGVDLARELEQVTFAVANRLRGQLEAPVADPG, encoded by the coding sequence ATGAGTTCTTCCAAAGTCACGCCAACCTCAGTCTCCGTACCTGAAGCGGTCGTCAACCGTTTGAGCCTCTACCTGCGCGAACTGCAACACGTCGTGGCAGCGGGCAAACCGACGACCAGTAGTAGTCAGCTCGGGCGTCGATTGGGATTCACCGACGCCCAGGTCCGGAAAGACTTGGCCCACTTTGGGCACTTCGGTCATCCGGGGATCGGCTATCGCTGTGAGGAGCTCATCGAAGCTATCCGTTGTATTCTTGGCACCGACCGTCAGTGGCAGGTGGCCTTGGTGGGTGTTGGTAACCTCGGTCGAGCGTTGTTGGGTTATCGTGGTTTCGATCCGCAGGGATTCGAGATTGTCGCAGCCTTCGATGCAGAGCCTGAGAAGGTGGGGAAAGAGATCGAGTCCGTGCCGATCTACGACATCTCCAAGCTCGCAGAGGTCGTTGCCGAGAAGGACATCGAGCTTGGCATGGTGGCCGTCCCGGCGAAATTCGCTCAGGAAGTCGCCGACAAGTTGGTCAATGCCGGGATCACAGGCATCGTCAACTTCGCTCCCGTAACACTCAAAGTTCCAGATGGGGTTAGTAAAGTAGGCGTTGATTTGGCTCGTGAGCTGGAGCAGGTCACCTTCGCAGTGGCTAATCGCCTGCGGGGCCAACTTGAGGCTCCTGTCGCAGATCCTGGATAA
- a CDS encoding 3'(2'),5'-bisphosphate nucleotidase, with protein sequence MFDSHEARFAVSAVREAAQIARRVQNELVVEAISKDDKSPVTVADFASQAVVAKRLSDALPGEVLIGEESAAALRTPEGRATLEQITHFVRHAIPDATPEQVCDWIDLGAVETPPPRYWTLDPVDGTKGFLRGDQYAVAFAQVNDGKVQIGVLGCPELEEANRPSKGGEGCVLLAVRGQGTAMQPLNQTNGAEWSKLAVSDHGDQADARLLCSVEKAHTDTGGIGLLVKTLAITADPVPMDSQAKYAVLASGAGDVNLRLISPKMPDYKEKVWDQAAGSLVVEEAGGRVTDLDGQPLDFSQGRTLASNRGVLATNGKLHEALLAGLKEIGA encoded by the coding sequence ATGTTTGATTCCCACGAAGCCCGCTTTGCCGTTTCTGCAGTTCGCGAAGCAGCCCAGATCGCTCGCCGAGTCCAAAATGAGCTCGTCGTTGAGGCGATCTCCAAAGACGACAAATCACCTGTGACCGTTGCTGACTTTGCCTCGCAAGCGGTCGTCGCCAAAAGGCTTTCCGACGCATTGCCCGGTGAAGTCCTCATTGGCGAAGAGTCTGCCGCGGCTCTACGGACTCCTGAGGGCAGGGCGACGCTGGAGCAAATCACTCACTTCGTCCGACACGCCATTCCCGACGCAACGCCTGAGCAGGTTTGCGACTGGATCGATCTTGGCGCTGTTGAAACACCGCCGCCTCGTTATTGGACGCTCGACCCAGTTGATGGAACGAAAGGCTTCCTCCGCGGCGACCAGTACGCCGTCGCCTTTGCTCAGGTCAACGACGGGAAAGTACAGATTGGTGTTCTTGGATGCCCAGAGCTGGAGGAAGCGAATCGGCCCTCCAAGGGTGGCGAAGGCTGCGTATTGCTTGCTGTCCGAGGGCAGGGCACCGCGATGCAACCGCTCAATCAAACAAACGGCGCAGAGTGGTCGAAGCTCGCGGTCAGTGACCATGGCGACCAGGCGGACGCTCGCCTACTTTGTTCTGTCGAAAAGGCTCACACGGACACCGGCGGAATCGGGCTTCTCGTCAAGACGTTGGCGATCACCGCAGACCCAGTGCCGATGGACAGTCAAGCCAAGTATGCTGTGCTGGCCTCAGGAGCGGGCGACGTGAACTTGCGACTTATCTCGCCGAAGATGCCAGACTACAAGGAAAAGGTCTGGGACCAAGCGGCAGGCTCACTCGTTGTTGAAGAGGCAGGCGGACGAGTGACTGATCTGGATGGCCAGCCGCTCGATTTCTCTCAGGGGCGAACTCTGGCCTCAAATCGCGGAGTTCTGGCGACGAACGGAAAGCTCCACGAGGCACTGCTTGCGGGCCTGAAAGAGATTGGTGCTTAG
- the rpsB gene encoding 30S ribosomal protein S2, with product MSSELVKQLVESGVHFGHRSSRWNPKMRPYIYARRNLIHIIDVRETIRGLLRAKKYLADVASRNSLILFVGTKRQARDSIQKAAEKCGMPYVADRWLGGTLTNFRTIRDRLGRLEELEATLEGEAINSYSKKMQSTLNREYRKIYRNLNGMRTMTRLPECLVVIDPKKEKNAVKEARKLGIATVALTDTDCDPDMVDLPIPGNDDSMRSIELVLSMLSDAIAGGKVDADIASQQQAEGKDVKPAPAPAAEEKAAGEPATA from the coding sequence ATGTCATCTGAATTAGTCAAACAGCTCGTTGAGTCGGGCGTCCACTTCGGTCACCGCAGCAGCCGGTGGAACCCGAAGATGCGACCCTACATTTACGCCCGTCGCAACCTCATTCACATCATCGATGTCCGCGAAACGATTCGCGGCCTTCTGCGAGCTAAGAAGTATCTGGCCGACGTCGCCTCGCGAAACAGCCTGATCCTGTTTGTAGGCACCAAGCGACAGGCTCGCGACAGCATTCAAAAGGCGGCAGAAAAGTGCGGCATGCCTTACGTGGCTGATCGTTGGCTCGGCGGCACGTTGACCAACTTCCGTACGATTCGCGATCGTCTTGGTCGATTGGAAGAGCTGGAAGCAACGCTCGAAGGCGAAGCAATCAACAGCTACTCCAAGAAGATGCAGTCCACGCTGAATCGCGAGTATCGCAAGATCTATCGCAACCTCAACGGCATGCGAACAATGACCCGCTTGCCGGAATGCCTCGTCGTGATTGATCCGAAGAAGGAAAAGAACGCGGTCAAAGAGGCTCGCAAGCTAGGCATCGCCACCGTGGCGTTGACGGATACCGATTGCGACCCCGACATGGTCGATCTGCCGATTCCCGGCAACGACGACAGCATGCGATCGATTGAACTCGTCCTCAGCATGCTTTCCGATGCCATCGCTGGCGGCAAGGTCGACGCTGACATCGCTAGCCAACAACAAGCTGAAGGCAAAGACGTAAAGCCGGCCCCGGCTCCAGCTGCCGAAGAGAAGGCCGCAGGAGAGCCAGCGACGGCTTAG
- the tsf gene encoding translation elongation factor Ts, which translates to MAEITAAMVKKLRDETQLPMMECKKALNESGGDMEAAKQALREAGKKFMGKRQDRTTEEGRIGVYASVDGGVGAIVELQCESAPVAGNEEFIQLANDLAQQLATGPGASAPEELWSQPSPSQSGKTLEDHRDEIQNKIREVFRLARMERIDASCGGFVHMAKIGVLVQVEGGNDELAKDVALHVAAMNPKAATKEELDPAAVEAERELQKERARGEGKPENIIEKMIEGRMRNYYAENVLEEQAFVKDESTTVGKHASGGGMKIVKFLRWELGETSKEEEAEPAAAAS; encoded by the coding sequence ATGGCCGAGATCACCGCGGCAATGGTTAAGAAACTGCGTGACGAGACGCAGTTGCCCATGATGGAATGTAAGAAAGCACTCAACGAGAGCGGCGGCGACATGGAAGCCGCCAAGCAGGCACTTCGTGAAGCGGGCAAGAAGTTCATGGGTAAGAGACAAGATCGCACGACCGAAGAAGGGCGCATTGGCGTCTACGCTTCAGTCGATGGCGGTGTTGGCGCGATCGTTGAACTTCAATGTGAGTCGGCCCCTGTCGCCGGCAACGAGGAGTTCATTCAACTCGCCAACGACCTCGCCCAACAACTAGCCACCGGGCCGGGTGCTTCAGCCCCCGAAGAGCTTTGGAGCCAGCCTTCCCCAAGCCAATCGGGCAAGACGCTCGAAGACCACCGCGATGAGATCCAGAACAAGATCCGCGAAGTCTTCCGCCTCGCTCGTATGGAGCGAATCGACGCTTCCTGCGGCGGTTTCGTGCACATGGCGAAGATCGGCGTACTCGTTCAAGTGGAAGGCGGCAACGACGAGTTGGCAAAGGATGTTGCCCTGCACGTCGCCGCGATGAATCCCAAGGCGGCGACCAAGGAGGAACTCGACCCAGCGGCAGTCGAAGCCGAGCGTGAGCTACAAAAAGAACGTGCTCGCGGCGAAGGCAAGCCCGAAAACATCATCGAGAAGATGATCGAGGGTCGGATGCGTAATTACTACGCGGAGAACGTGCTCGAAGAGCAAGCCTTCGTGAAGGATGAGAGTACAACCGTCGGGAAGCACGCCTCAGGCGGCGGCATGAAAATCGTCAAGTTCCTCCGTTGGGAACTGGGCGAGACCTCGAAAGAGGAAGAAGCCGAGCCTGCCGCCGCGGCTAGCTAG
- the pyrH gene encoding UMP kinase, with the protein MPDATPPGPYKRVILKLSGESFAKKGERGIDMEEVVHIATQTFRAKELGVEIAIVIGGGNILRGAQFTAGNSSIHEATAHYMGMLATVINGLALQDALESVGCETRLMSAIKMDGVAEPFIRRRAKRHLEKGRIVILAGGTGAPFVTTDTAAAQKALELEADILLKATRVDGVYTADPEKDDSATLYKDLKYADVQQQNLRVMDPTAIAHCMEHNLPIMVFNYREDGNIERAVRGETLGTRVTS; encoded by the coding sequence ATGCCCGACGCCACGCCTCCCGGCCCCTACAAGCGAGTGATCCTCAAACTCTCTGGCGAGAGCTTTGCCAAGAAGGGTGAGCGGGGGATCGACATGGAAGAGGTCGTCCACATCGCGACGCAGACATTTCGTGCGAAAGAGTTGGGCGTCGAAATTGCCATCGTGATCGGTGGCGGCAATATTCTTCGCGGTGCTCAGTTCACCGCTGGCAATAGCAGCATCCACGAGGCAACCGCTCACTACATGGGAATGCTCGCTACGGTGATCAATGGGCTCGCACTGCAAGATGCCTTGGAATCGGTCGGCTGTGAGACGCGACTCATGAGCGCGATCAAAATGGACGGCGTCGCCGAGCCCTTTATCCGCCGTCGGGCTAAGCGTCACCTTGAGAAAGGGCGCATCGTCATACTTGCCGGCGGAACGGGAGCGCCCTTTGTGACGACCGATACCGCAGCCGCCCAGAAGGCTCTCGAATTGGAAGCAGACATCCTTCTCAAAGCGACCCGCGTCGACGGTGTCTACACGGCTGACCCTGAAAAGGATGACAGTGCGACGCTCTACAAGGATTTGAAGTACGCCGATGTTCAGCAGCAAAACCTACGCGTGATGGACCCCACGGCGATCGCCCACTGCATGGAACACAACCTGCCGATCATGGTGTTCAACTACCGCGAAGATGGCAACATCGAACGAGCCGTCCGTGGTGAAACGCTCGGGACGCGAGTAACGAGCTAA
- the frr gene encoding ribosome recycling factor: MSPDEILLDSEDRMEKAIVKFKNDLTGIRTGRANPGLVDSLRVDVYGSPTPIKQIASVSAPEPQQLVIRPFDPSTIKDIEKGIIASDLGLAPNNDGKVIRLNIPALSTEVRKSMVSRTKELAEETRISIRNIRRDGNKHADQAEKDKELNEDDCKKLKEEIQELTKKFETQVNDAAKAKEAEVMDE, translated from the coding sequence ATGAGCCCCGATGAAATTCTCCTCGACTCCGAAGATCGCATGGAAAAGGCGATCGTTAAATTCAAGAACGACCTCACTGGTATCCGCACCGGCCGTGCGAATCCCGGTTTGGTGGATTCCTTACGCGTGGATGTTTATGGTTCGCCGACGCCGATCAAGCAGATTGCTTCAGTCAGTGCCCCCGAACCGCAACAACTGGTGATTCGCCCGTTTGATCCTTCGACGATCAAGGATATCGAGAAAGGCATCATCGCCAGCGATTTGGGGCTAGCCCCGAACAACGATGGCAAGGTGATTCGACTGAATATCCCGGCCCTTAGCACCGAGGTCCGCAAGAGCATGGTCAGCCGCACCAAGGAACTGGCCGAGGAAACACGCATCTCGATCCGCAACATCCGTCGCGACGGCAACAAGCACGCTGATCAAGCGGAAAAGGATAAGGAACTAAACGAGGACGACTGCAAGAAGCTCAAGGAAGAGATTCAAGAGTTGACCAAGAAGTTTGAGACCCAAGTCAACGACGCGGCGAAGGCGAAAGAAGCCGAGGTGATGGACGAGTAG